The sequence CTTTTTGTGGGAATGAATTATTGAGTACGTACCTGAAAATACGACATCCACCTCAAAACCATACCTCCTCAGGAAGTCTAGGGGCAACAATCTCGGCTTAACCAAGTCCTCAATCCACTGCCCATTGACGTTAACCCTAACCCTAACCAAGTCAACCTTTACATTTAAGTGCGAACACATTTATATCATAATCTTCAAACCTGCTCAACAATAGTGAACTATCTAGTTATGAATGTTGAGTTGGATGATGTTGAGTATGTGGGGAAGTGGTATTGGATAAGTGCTTTATGTGAGATAGCATTATACTTCATTAATAGGGGTATGAGGCCTATTTATGTGCATGAAACTGATCATTATCTTAGAACTTTAAGAGCATAAAGAATCCTATCTCAATGAATAGGCATTTGCCAGACACACGGCATAAGTCCTTAATTAAGTCCTTATTACGTGAATCATTATCAACAATGACCACGTTATCAACCTGCCTCAGGACTGAGTGAAGAACGTTGGTAAGCCTATCAATGCCTGGTTCATGAGTCACGATTACCGCGACGATACTCAGCACATCAATTATAAACGAAAATTCTTTATAAAGGTAATCATGGAATTAGGATGATGGTTAAGGCGTCTGTGGTTTGGCTTAATTACAATAGCATGAGGTTCATCGACATTGCCATAAAGAGTCTTGATTCCTTTCTCAACCTCGACTTTGATGGTTATGAGTTGATTGTTGTTGATAATACCTCCACGGACGGTAGTTTCGAGCGCATTAAGAAATTCATTGAGGAGAAGAGACCGAGCGGTGTTAGGGTGAGGGTGATTCGTAATGAGAGGAACCTCGGGTACGCCGGCGGCATGAATGTTGGTTGGGAAGCCAGGGACCCAGACTCGAAGTACGTGGCATTTGTAATGGATTCGTAATTGACGAATGCCCAGGAATCAATAAGGAGCACTACGTAACATACCCAGACGGAGCATACACGGTGGCAAGAGTCAATGCCATAAAGAGGGCAATGCCGGATGGAAAACCATTCATAGACGAAACATTCCTATACCTAGATGATAATCTCTTGGGATTAATATTATGGAACAAGGGGTATCAGGTTAAGTACGTACCGATAGATGCAGGTATGCATTATGTGAGTAAAACAACAAGGGGATTTCTAAGCGATTTCTATGGAACACGTAGCACAACGGCTTTGAGTGACGTTGTTGAGACCAGATATTCAAATACATTAATTAGTGCGCTGCGAAAATCAAGAAGGTTACTATATATTTTCATAAATAAGACCAGATATCAAGGTTTCATCGATGGAACACGGTTTGCCAAAATATTATTGAAAAAGGTAGGTAGGTTAAACCTTTATTGTGCGACGTACCATGAAGTTACTCTACCAGAGGCAATTAGTGAGCTATTCCTGCTTAGATACCGCTTATCTAAGATCTACACTGTGAAATTGAATGAACTTAAGATAAAGGATAACGTAACCAAGAGGTGCGGATAATAATTAAACGTTCATAATCTCCTTAATAATCCTCATACAAACGGCTTCGTACGTCAACGACTGGACACGCTCCAAAGCCCTTAGTGATAACTCCCTCCTAAGATCCTCATTGCTCATTAGCCTATCCAGGGCGTTGGCGAGGTTGTGAACATCGCCAGGCTCGACAATGACACCAACACCCCTAACAATCTCAGAGCCACCAGTCCTAGTCGTTATTACGGGCAAACCAAAGGCCAGGGCTTCAATCCTAGCAATGCCAAAACTCTCTAGGTAAGAGGGTAGCACGAATATTGATGCATGCCTATACTCACGAACCAACTCACTATCACTAACAGCACCAACAAACTCAACACGACCATCGAGACCAAGCTCACCAACCAACCTCCTAAGCTCATTGAAGTAGTCCTTATCCGTAACCGGGCCAACAATCCTTAGGACCCAATCCCCATGCTTACCAGCGACAAGGGAGAATGCCCTGATCAAGTCGTGAATACCCTTGACAGGCTCAACCCTCGCCACGGTCAATACAATTTTACCACGCTCATTACTTAAACCACCACCCAAGACCTCACGACACCAACCATTATAAACAACCCTAAGCCTAGAGTAAAGGCTCGGCACGAACCTAACCGCATTAAGGAGGGCCTCATAACTCTCAATTATCATTAAATTAACAAACCTAGAGAAAAAAGCCAGGGACAAAGCTCTGACAACCCTCTTGATACGGTTTCCACGGATAACGCCATCCCAATCCATCTTAACAACAACGCGGAAACCAAGGACCCTACCAAGGAAATAAAGGATGGGCAGGAGAGTCGGAGAGTAGTAAGTAAGTACAAAAAGCGGCCTCTCCCTAATAAGCAAACCCACCAACCTAACACCATAGTAAATGACCGACGCCAAGCTATTCAGAGCATTATAGATGTAAAGCGGCAGTCTACCGCGTCTAGGGTTTATGAGCCCAAGCTCGTAAACCTCAACACCAGGAATTCGAACTAAGGCTTTACCCACAACTAACACGCTCCTGAAGCCCAACCTGGCGAAGCCATAGGGTATGCAGACTGGGTCCTTCTTAATCATCACACCATTAACGACGCCAGGCACAATGGTGATGACTGTGGCATGATGCATGAGTCACCACTGCCTTTTGCAATGTAGTATTCTCTGTTTTTCATACATTACGCATTTATAGTCCTTGCTTAGTCTGCTTAATAGTTCCTTCTCATCGCCATGAACTTCAAGCAACAACTCTCTAAACAACTTAACATGCTCGTAATCATTCATTATTACGTCAAACTCGCAACCTTCACAATCCATTTTAAGTACATCAGGCTCAGCGCCGTAGTCCTCGATTAATTGCTCAAGGGTTATCATCGGGACTTCTGTAGCGCCGTTGCTTATTGAGCCGTGGTATGTACTTATCGTCATCTCGATGCCAACATCTGCAATCTTTACAATATCGGATTTACTTCCTAGTGCTGCATTTATTGGTATTATTTTATCCTGCATATTGTTGAGTGCGATGTTTTCAATCATTTCACGGCAAGCACCAGGGTGAGGCTCTATTGCGTAAACTTTCTTAGCGCCTTTAAGGACAAAGTAAATTGGCGAGTCTCCGACGAAGGCACCAACATCGACAACAACTCTATTTTTGACATAAGCGATGCTGTAAACCTGGTCGATAAATGTTTCAGCTATTGGATGATAATAATGCTTAAATTTTACAGATCCTAGATCAATATAATCGTCATGAAACGACAACCTAACCATCAAGCCGTTAATGATTAATGCATTATTTCCCGGATCACATTCAACTCTCTTTATAAAGCCAAAATACCAATATCTAACAACCTGAGCGTAGAGGACTGGGTTAATACAAACCTCACCGCCAGATCTGCACCTAACCCTGATACAGCTTTTGCTGAGATCTCTTACAATACCAGGCAAGGCGCTGTAGAGGACTCTAGGGTTAATGAAGGCGTATTGAATAGCGGCCAAAGGCCAATTACTAAATAGCTCACGACTTCTCAAAACTTCACGAAAACGCTCAATAAGGACGCCCAACACAGGACTTATTCACGCTATTACCTTTTTAAAATTACTTAACGCAGTTATGAACAATATTTCCCAAAGCCGCGGACTTGAAACTCCTCATTCTGAAAGTCCTATGGGTGAGCAACAATCTTAACTTGACAATTATAAACAGATATGCGCGAACAAAGAGAACGACTTCCCCTTTAATTAATGACTTTACCATATCGCGTATAAACCTAATCGGTAAGGCTTTAACTAGGAAAGTATGCGGCATGTCTACAACCATAGCTATCAACGGCCCTAGGTATTCAGTATACCTCCTATAGACGGGCTTATTACGACTCGTCCTACCCACATGTCTGTAGCACACGAGCTCATAACTTACGGTTTTAAAGCCCATAAACCACAGCTTAAGCATGAACTCCATATCTTCCCAATGAAAGAATATGAAACTCGAGTAGGTGCCCAAACCCAACCTAATTAATTCCCTAACGACATCAGTCCTAATCACGTAAGCACCACTACCGCCAGTCAAGGCAACATAGAGACGGTTGCTTGGCATAACCTTACTAACTACAAAATCCGCGCAGAGCTTGGCACCACGCTCAGGAGAGACAAGGGCGTATTCCCTCGGTAAGACCCTTAGAGTATTAATCAATGACCTCAGGCATGTAGCGTCTATAAATGCATCATCCTCGATATAAACAATGTATTCCACAGTAGGAAACCTCTCGATGACAAACCTTAATGTTAAATCCCGCTGCTTACCTGAGCCCATTTTTGGGAGTTTAAGGATGTTAATGGAGATTGAATATCTTGCTCAAATAACTTGGCAATTCCTTGGTAATCAGGTGGTGGGTTCGACCACGAAATTATTAAGTGAGCCTCATCACTTATATTAATTTGCTTAATAGCCCTTAACGTATCTCTAACTAATCCCAAATTATTTCCAAACATATTAATAACGATTACTGCCTGCATACTCTATTCATTGGCCTTAGCCATTATTGTATAAAAGAACCAAATCCTTAAGACCCTTTTCTAACGATGTAAAGTTTATGTTGATTTTTGTTTTTATTTTTCTATTATCTGCATAACTATGCCTTATATCTCCTGGCCTTTCCTCTCTATGTACTATCTCTATGTTACTCTTACCCAGTATCTCTATTATCATCCTCGCCAGCTCGTTTATTG is a genomic window of Vulcanisaeta souniana JCM 11219 containing:
- a CDS encoding glycosyltransferase, which translates into the protein MVKASVVWLNYNSMRFIDIAIKSLDSFLNLDFDGYELIVVDNTSTDGSFERIKKFIEEKRPSGVRVRVIRNERNLGYAGGMNVGWEARDPDSKYVAFVMDS
- a CDS encoding glycosyltransferase family 4 protein translates to MHHATVITIVPGVVNGVMIKKDPVCIPYGFARLGFRSVLVVGKALVRIPGVEVYELGLINPRRGRLPLYIYNALNSLASVIYYGVRLVGLLIRERPLFVLTYYSPTLLPILYFLGRVLGFRVVVKMDWDGVIRGNRIKRVVRALSLAFFSRFVNLMIIESYEALLNAVRFVPSLYSRLRVVYNGWCREVLGGGLSNERGKIVLTVARVEPVKGIHDLIRAFSLVAGKHGDWVLRIVGPVTDKDYFNELRRLVGELGLDGRVEFVGAVSDSELVREYRHASIFVLPSYLESFGIARIEALAFGLPVITTRTGGSEIVRGVGVIVEPGDVHNLANALDRLMSNEDLRRELSLRALERVQSLTYEAVCMRIIKEIMNV
- a CDS encoding FkbM family methyltransferase, which codes for MPGIVRDLSKSCIRVRCRSGGEVCINPVLYAQVVRYWYFGFIKRVECDPGNNALIINGLMVRLSFHDDYIDLGSVKFKHYYHPIAETFIDQVYSIAYVKNRVVVDVGAFVGDSPIYFVLKGAKKVYAIEPHPGACREMIENIALNNMQDKIIPINAALGSKSDIVKIADVGIEMTISTYHGSISNGATEVPMITLEQLIEDYGAEPDVLKMDCEGCEFDVIMNDYEHVKLFRELLLEVHGDEKELLSRLSKDYKCVMYEKQRILHCKRQW
- a CDS encoding glycosyltransferase family 2 protein, which codes for MEYIVYIEDDAFIDATCLRSLINTLRVLPREYALVSPERGAKLCADFVVSKVMPSNRLYVALTGGSGAYVIRTDVVRELIRLGLGTYSSFIFFHWEDMEFMLKLWFMGFKTVSYELVCYRHVGRTSRNKPVYRRYTEYLGPLIAMVVDMPHTFLVKALPIRFIRDMVKSLIKGEVVLFVRAYLFIIVKLRLLLTHRTFRMRSFKSAALGNIVHNCVK